In the genome of Gemmatimonadaceae bacterium, one region contains:
- a CDS encoding DUF167 domain-containing protein, translating into MDDRTAAQADSEPRANRHHADHRMALAQFVAEHPRHSVSPLRVDVSKGRARLAIHVQPRAPRSEIVGVHGEALKVRLSAPPVDGAANEELVKLLAHTFAVARRSIRILAGEHSRSKIVEIEGVTDVAIRAVVEGGAR; encoded by the coding sequence ATGGATGATCGCACCGCTGCGCAGGCTGATTCCGAGCCTCGGGCCAATCGACATCACGCCGATCATCGCATGGCTCTTGCTCAGTTTGTTGCAGAGCATCCTAGGCATTCCGTGAGTCCGTTGCGGGTGGACGTATCGAAGGGTCGAGCTCGGTTGGCGATTCACGTGCAGCCGCGCGCACCACGGAGCGAAATCGTCGGAGTTCACGGCGAAGCCTTGAAGGTGCGGCTTAGTGCGCCGCCGGTCGACGGCGCGGCGAACGAGGAGCTCGTGAAATTGCTTGCCCACACCTTCGCAGTCGCACGGCGCTCGATTAGAATTCTCGCGGGCGAACACTCGCGATCGAAGATCGTCGAGATCGAAGGAGTCACAGACGTCGCGATCCGCGCCGTCGTCGAAGGCGGGGCTCGATGA
- a CDS encoding PadR family transcriptional regulator, translated as MTTIDLTIMDDRSQILAGTLDLLILKTLSAGPFHGYGLAQHIKRLSRDALRVEEGSLYPALQRMQAKGWITSELKKTPTGRTARYYRLTAAGRRQLGEEESEFQRAVAATMRVLRGAES; from the coding sequence GTGACAACCATAGACCTGACCATTATGGACGACCGCTCGCAGATCCTCGCCGGAACGCTCGACTTGCTGATTCTGAAGACACTGTCCGCGGGCCCGTTCCACGGTTATGGGCTCGCGCAGCACATCAAGCGGCTGTCGCGCGATGCGCTGCGGGTCGAGGAAGGATCGCTTTATCCGGCGCTTCAGCGGATGCAAGCGAAAGGGTGGATCACGTCGGAATTGAAGAAGACTCCGACCGGGAGAACCGCGCGCTACTATCGCCTCACGGCGGCGGGGCGTCGGCAGCTCGGGGAGGAGGAGAGCGAATTCCAGCGCGCAGTCGCGGCGACGATGCGCGTGTTGCGCGGGGCGGAGTCATGA
- a CDS encoding threonine/serine dehydratase gives MTAIQSTEKAVWPITFHDVEAARDRIARHLSPTPFRPYPRLSAIVGNDIELFVKHENHQPTNSFKIRNGLSFMTALDADERRRGVVAASTGNHGQGIAFGGQLAGVSVTVCVPAGNNPDKNAAMRALGATVVEEGRDYDEAVGVMQRIAATEGRLVAHSTNDPRVVAGAGTMTLEILSQEPDLDALVIATGGGSQAVGAMTVARVLSPALEVYGVQAAGASAIHDSWHAHTRLTTPRADTFAEGVATRTTYDLTFPALQEGLAGFVTVTDGEIAEALRTIVAETHNLVEGAAAMGFAAVPKLADRLAGKRVGIVFCGGNIDVGLLRRVLAREI, from the coding sequence ATGACTGCCATACAATCCACTGAGAAGGCCGTCTGGCCGATCACCTTTCACGACGTCGAAGCCGCGCGCGACCGCATCGCACGCCACCTGTCTCCGACGCCATTTCGCCCGTACCCGCGGCTCTCGGCAATCGTCGGCAACGACATCGAGTTGTTCGTGAAGCACGAGAACCATCAGCCGACCAATTCGTTCAAGATCCGCAACGGGCTGTCGTTCATGACCGCGCTCGACGCCGACGAGCGACGTCGCGGGGTCGTCGCCGCGTCCACGGGCAACCACGGACAGGGAATTGCGTTCGGCGGACAGTTGGCCGGCGTGAGCGTCACCGTTTGCGTGCCGGCGGGGAACAACCCCGACAAGAACGCGGCGATGCGGGCGCTCGGCGCGACCGTCGTCGAAGAAGGACGCGACTACGATGAAGCGGTCGGCGTGATGCAGCGCATCGCCGCCACGGAAGGACGCCTCGTCGCCCACTCCACCAACGACCCGCGCGTCGTCGCCGGCGCCGGTACGATGACGCTCGAGATTCTCTCGCAGGAGCCCGACCTCGATGCGTTGGTCATTGCGACGGGAGGCGGCTCCCAGGCCGTCGGCGCGATGACGGTCGCGCGCGTGCTGTCGCCCGCGCTCGAGGTCTACGGCGTCCAGGCCGCCGGAGCAAGCGCGATCCATGATTCGTGGCACGCGCACACCCGTCTCACGACGCCGCGCGCCGACACGTTCGCCGAAGGCGTGGCGACGCGGACGACGTACGATCTCACGTTTCCCGCGCTGCAGGAGGGGCTCGCCGGGTTCGTGACCGTCACCGACGGCGAGATTGCCGAAGCGCTCCGCACGATCGTCGCCGAGACGCACAACCTGGTCGAGGGCGCGGCGGCGATGGGGTTCGCCGCGGTGCCGAAGTTGGCCGACCGTCTCGCGGGAAAGCGCGTGGGGATCGTCTTCTGCGGCGGCAACATCGACGTCGGGTTGCTGCGCCGCGTTCTCGCCCGCGAGATCTGA
- a CDS encoding EVE domain-containing protein: MPKATAKKAKTRKPAAKKQKPAKSRSRGAAAKSPTAAGGAAPRAEGPSYWLVKSEPETFSFDDLMARPDQTTFWDGVRNFAARGHMRAMKKGDRVFFYHSNANPSAIVGIAEVAREAYPDSTAFDANDPHYDPKSNPEAPTWFMVDVRGIERLPRPVSLDEIKKVDALASMALVRLGRLSVQPVTPKEWETVLKLARAKPV, encoded by the coding sequence ATGCCAAAAGCGACCGCGAAAAAAGCCAAGACGCGCAAGCCTGCAGCGAAAAAGCAAAAGCCGGCCAAGTCGCGCTCACGCGGAGCGGCCGCGAAGAGTCCGACGGCCGCAGGCGGGGCGGCGCCGCGCGCTGAGGGGCCGAGCTATTGGCTCGTGAAGTCGGAGCCCGAAACGTTCTCGTTCGACGACCTGATGGCACGTCCGGATCAGACGACCTTCTGGGACGGCGTCCGGAACTTCGCGGCGCGCGGACATATGCGGGCGATGAAGAAGGGCGACCGGGTCTTCTTCTATCATTCGAACGCCAACCCGTCGGCGATCGTCGGGATCGCGGAGGTCGCGCGCGAGGCGTACCCGGACAGCACCGCGTTCGACGCGAACGATCCGCACTACGATCCCAAGAGCAACCCCGAGGCGCCCACCTGGTTCATGGTCGACGTGCGCGGCATCGAGCGATTACCGCGCCCCGTCTCGCTGGACGAGATCAAGAAGGTCGACGCCCTCGCGTCGATGGCGCTCGTCCGGCTTGGCCGACTCTCGGTTCAGCCGGTCACTCCAAAGGAATGGGAGACCGTCCTGAAGCTGGCGCGCGCCAAGCCGGTTTGA
- a CDS encoding 5'-nucleotidase C-terminal domain-containing protein has product MRDLATTLRTGLLALALGPLGVAGRHVSLQRPARPEARLRVIGTNDFHGALEPRRDTRGVLRGGAAALAATIERAEGECAAPDCQWVLVDGGDEFQGTLASNLAYGRPVSGIYNHLGYTAAALGNHEFDWGTDTLRARMRDEHYDVLAANVRFTDGRDVPWIRDDTIVTRGPFTIGIIGIITRSTETAAKASNIAGLRFDDPAPIVDSLTADLRRRGANTVIVLAHAGGFCDANGSGACNGEIFDMVRSLKQHVDAVVAGHSHSLVNTVINGVPIVQAYSHGSAIDVVDIPLDRSNATRHEVRNVFPDSIQADAAVAGDVSAAVSAVAERAGERVATIAEDMPGTDESPLGDLVADAMRAAGHADFAMMNHGGVRAALKKGLANYSHVFEVQPFGNVLYKLTAKGADMRRYFERSVSGRKPSAWLGGVHLMFDPARPAGSRITSLTLADGSPFDDAATYTIVINDFMLTGGSGLGFPGQPISSQSVDITDLDALIAYLRAAPQPVQPPRDVRIHALAANGATKSG; this is encoded by the coding sequence ATGCGCGACCTGGCGACGACGCTGCGGACGGGTTTGCTCGCGCTAGCGCTGGGTCCGCTCGGAGTGGCAGGGCGGCACGTTTCGTTACAGCGCCCCGCCCGCCCCGAGGCGCGCCTTCGAGTCATCGGAACGAACGACTTTCACGGTGCGCTCGAACCGCGTCGCGACACGCGCGGCGTGCTGCGCGGCGGCGCCGCCGCGCTGGCCGCGACGATCGAACGCGCCGAAGGCGAATGCGCGGCGCCCGACTGCCAGTGGGTCCTCGTGGACGGCGGCGACGAGTTCCAGGGAACGCTGGCGTCGAACCTCGCGTACGGCCGCCCCGTTTCGGGCATCTACAATCACCTGGGCTACACGGCGGCGGCGCTCGGGAACCACGAGTTCGACTGGGGAACGGATACGCTACGTGCGCGCATGCGCGACGAACACTACGACGTTCTCGCCGCAAACGTGCGCTTCACCGACGGTCGCGACGTGCCGTGGATCCGCGACGACACCATCGTCACGCGCGGTCCGTTCACGATCGGCATCATCGGCATCATCACGCGATCGACAGAGACCGCGGCGAAGGCCAGCAACATCGCGGGGCTGCGCTTCGACGATCCGGCGCCGATCGTCGACAGTCTCACGGCCGACCTTCGCCGACGCGGCGCGAACACCGTCATCGTCCTCGCGCACGCCGGCGGGTTCTGCGACGCCAACGGATCGGGCGCTTGCAACGGCGAGATCTTCGACATGGTGCGATCGCTCAAGCAACACGTCGACGCGGTCGTCGCCGGCCACTCGCATTCGCTCGTCAATACGGTGATCAACGGCGTGCCGATCGTGCAGGCGTACTCGCACGGCTCGGCGATCGACGTCGTCGACATTCCGCTCGACCGGTCGAACGCGACGCGCCACGAAGTCCGCAATGTCTTCCCCGACTCGATCCAGGCCGACGCCGCCGTCGCTGGTGACGTGAGCGCCGCGGTTTCCGCCGTCGCCGAGCGCGCCGGCGAGCGCGTCGCGACGATCGCCGAGGACATGCCGGGAACGGACGAATCGCCGTTGGGCGACCTCGTCGCCGACGCGATGCGCGCCGCCGGACACGCCGACTTCGCGATGATGAACCACGGCGGCGTTCGCGCGGCGCTCAAGAAAGGCCTCGCGAACTACTCGCACGTCTTCGAGGTGCAGCCGTTCGGCAACGTTCTTTACAAGCTCACGGCCAAAGGCGCCGACATGCGCCGCTACTTCGAGCGCTCGGTGAGCGGCAGAAAGCCCAGTGCATGGCTCGGCGGGGTGCATCTGATGTTCGATCCAGCCCGGCCGGCGGGGTCGCGAATCACGTCCCTCACGCTGGCCGACGGGAGCCCGTTCGACGACGCCGCCACGTACACGATCGTCATCAACGATTTCATGCTCACGGGCGGGAGTGGACTGGGATTCCCCGGCCAGCCGATTTCGTCGCAATCGGTGGACATCACCGATTTGGACGCGCTGATCGCGTATCTCCGCGCCGCGCCGCAACCTGTGCAGCCTCCCCGCGACGTTCGAATCCACGCCCTCGCGGCGAACGGCGCAACGAAATCGGGCTAG
- a CDS encoding VWA domain-containing protein, producing MRFHTYTKFSPELADAIDLQSLLDKLADFLLQSGFAGGDNQSYYGWDTGDEQNRSLEALKQAILDALMESGQFTPEMLEALRGGEDSEGQAKLAQLLDQLVQRLIDEGYLNIENAPQMPAGHQAVTGPGGLAKAAARDVNFNLTDKGIDFLGYKTLRNLLGSLGKSSFGSHDTAYLATGIEADGWSKPYEFGDVLNLDVNETLKNSLARTGKIEVPMDLDYSDLMVRQAEYRSSCATVLMLDCSHSMILYGEDRFTPAKKVALALTHLIRTQFPGDTLKVVLFHDSAEEIPLATLATAQVGPYHTNTAEGLKLARRLLLAQKKDMRQIIMITDGKPSALTLPNGQIYKNSFGLDTTVIAQTIREVANCRRSGIMINTFMLARDRMLVEFVKRVSEISKGKAYFTSTMTLGQFILMDFLKRKTRKVS from the coding sequence ATGCGGTTCCACACGTACACGAAGTTCAGCCCCGAGCTGGCCGACGCGATCGATCTGCAGTCGCTGCTCGACAAGCTCGCCGACTTTCTGCTCCAGTCGGGGTTTGCGGGCGGCGACAATCAGTCGTACTACGGCTGGGATACGGGCGACGAGCAGAATCGATCGCTCGAAGCGCTCAAGCAGGCGATCCTCGATGCGCTCATGGAGAGCGGGCAGTTCACGCCCGAGATGCTCGAGGCGCTCCGCGGCGGCGAGGATTCCGAGGGTCAGGCCAAGCTCGCGCAACTTCTCGACCAACTGGTCCAGCGGCTGATCGACGAGGGCTACCTCAACATCGAGAATGCGCCGCAGATGCCCGCGGGACACCAGGCGGTCACCGGACCCGGCGGACTCGCCAAGGCCGCCGCCCGCGACGTGAACTTCAATCTCACCGACAAGGGCATCGACTTCCTGGGCTATAAGACTTTACGAAACCTGCTCGGCTCCCTCGGAAAGTCGAGCTTCGGCAGCCACGACACGGCATATCTGGCGACGGGCATCGAAGCCGACGGATGGAGCAAGCCGTATGAGTTCGGCGACGTGCTCAACCTCGACGTCAACGAGACGCTCAAGAATTCCCTGGCTCGCACGGGCAAGATCGAAGTGCCGATGGACCTCGACTACTCGGACCTCATGGTGCGGCAGGCCGAGTACCGATCGTCGTGCGCGACGGTGCTCATGCTCGACTGCTCGCACTCGATGATCCTCTACGGCGAAGATCGGTTCACGCCGGCGAAGAAGGTCGCGCTCGCGCTCACGCATCTCATTCGCACGCAGTTCCCCGGCGACACGCTCAAAGTCGTGCTCTTCCACGACTCGGCGGAGGAGATTCCGCTGGCGACGCTCGCCACGGCACAGGTGGGACCGTATCACACGAACACGGCGGAAGGGCTCAAGCTCGCGCGCCGTCTGCTGCTGGCCCAGAAGAAGGACATGCGGCAGATCATCATGATCACCGACGGCAAGCCGAGCGCGCTCACGCTGCCCAATGGGCAGATCTACAAGAACTCGTTCGGGCTCGACACGACCGTCATCGCGCAGACGATCCGCGAAGTGGCGAACTGCCGGCGCTCGGGGATCATGATCAACACGTTCATGCTCGCCCGCGACCGCATGCTGGTCGAGTTCGTGAAGCGCGTGTCCGAGATCAGCAAGGGCAAAGCCTACTTCACGTCGACGATGACGCTCGGGCAGTTCATTCTCATGGACTTCCTCAAGCGTAAGACGCGAAAAGTCAGCTAG
- a CDS encoding copper resistance protein CopC translates to MRFPRSLRHPIAATLAAFIVLATPAILFAHARLVKSAPAANAVLDTAPTTLKLWFSERPEPRFTAIQLLDSTGAAVPLGAPAGIEPNGLSLAITRALTAGPYSVVWRTAASDGHPTNGNFSFRVAAAPGAAKAQTPGVTVAPVVPPKPSGASQTATPPAIRWAELLALLLLIGAAVFRLAVLHEAALPDEAARDIATRTRRAGFAAVALFAVTTIARLALQSQLVSGAASPIAAVMTVVSDTRWGHGWLTGAVGVIITLVGLLAASESTRPWFVVALGAVLICVSEALTGHAAAMRHTALAIAADVTHVLGAGSWVGALFIMVGIGLPALGRMSPADAPRAGSSLTRAYHTAAVDGVVLVVLSGVIAAFLRLPAFNALWTTDYGSWLFRKLVFVLIALAFGAYHWRRVVTPEWTDDTRRRFGRSALGELAVGVVIIALTSMLVSTSVPQ, encoded by the coding sequence GTGCGATTCCCGAGATCCCTTCGCCATCCCATCGCCGCCACGCTCGCGGCGTTCATTGTTTTGGCGACGCCGGCGATTCTCTTCGCCCACGCCCGACTGGTCAAGAGCGCTCCGGCCGCCAACGCAGTGTTGGACACGGCGCCGACGACCCTCAAGCTGTGGTTTTCCGAGCGACCCGAGCCGCGCTTCACCGCGATTCAACTGCTCGATTCGACTGGAGCGGCCGTCCCGCTCGGCGCGCCGGCTGGTATCGAACCGAACGGGCTGTCGCTCGCGATCACCCGAGCGCTGACGGCCGGCCCCTACTCCGTAGTATGGCGAACGGCCGCGTCCGACGGTCACCCGACGAATGGGAACTTCTCGTTCCGCGTCGCAGCGGCTCCGGGCGCCGCGAAGGCGCAGACTCCCGGCGTGACGGTGGCGCCGGTTGTTCCACCCAAGCCGTCCGGCGCTTCTCAAACCGCAACGCCGCCGGCGATCCGCTGGGCGGAACTCCTCGCGCTGCTGCTCTTGATCGGCGCCGCGGTCTTCAGGCTCGCCGTTCTCCACGAGGCGGCGCTTCCCGACGAAGCCGCGCGCGATATCGCCACGCGAACGAGACGCGCGGGGTTCGCGGCGGTCGCGTTGTTCGCCGTGACGACGATCGCGCGCCTCGCGCTGCAATCGCAGCTGGTTTCCGGTGCGGCCTCACCCATCGCCGCCGTGATGACAGTGGTGAGCGACACACGCTGGGGACATGGTTGGCTGACTGGCGCGGTCGGAGTGATCATCACGCTCGTCGGCCTGCTCGCCGCGTCGGAATCGACGCGCCCATGGTTCGTCGTTGCGCTTGGTGCTGTCCTCATCTGCGTGAGCGAGGCGCTGACCGGCCACGCCGCCGCGATGCGACACACTGCGCTCGCGATCGCGGCGGACGTGACCCACGTGCTCGGCGCCGGCTCTTGGGTCGGCGCCCTCTTCATCATGGTAGGCATCGGACTGCCGGCGCTCGGGCGAATGAGTCCGGCGGACGCACCTCGCGCCGGGTCGTCGTTGACGCGCGCTTACCATACAGCCGCCGTGGACGGCGTGGTCCTGGTTGTCCTGAGCGGGGTGATTGCCGCGTTTCTTCGGTTGCCGGCCTTCAACGCGCTTTGGACGACGGACTACGGCAGCTGGCTGTTCCGAAAACTCGTGTTCGTGCTGATCGCGCTCGCGTTCGGCGCCTATCACTGGCGCCGGGTCGTCACTCCGGAATGGACGGACGACACGCGACGACGCTTTGGCCGCAGCGCTCTCGGCGAGCTCGCGGTCGGCGTCGTGATCATCGCGCTCACTTCAATGTTGGTTTCTACATCGGTTCCTCAATGA
- a CDS encoding citrate synthase: protein MSTTLAAPAGASAQAGGELRATGTLDIKDSRTSKSYSVQILEGGVEGDTASRAMDLRQIKTSPEEFGLMTYDPAFMNTAACKSAITFIDGDKGILRYRGYPIEQLAEKSTFLEVAWLLRNGELPTQSEYDSWVHDITYHTYVHENIKTFLQGFRYDAHPMSMLCSAVAALSSFYPEAKNIHDPTQRNISIIRLLAKLPTLAAFCYRHIKGLPFIYPDNDLSYVENFLSMVARMSEPKYEANPAFVNALEILFILHADHEQNCSTSAVRAVGSSHVDPFSAITAGVAALYGPLHGGANEQVLRMINEIGHPKNVPAFIDEVKGGKGSRLMGFGHRVYKSYDPRAKIVKKLADDVFKQVGVDKDLEIALKLEEVALHDDYFVSRKLYPNVDFYTGLIYRSMAFPTDFFTVLFAVARTAGWLAQWEEMLNDKEQKIARPRQIYTGYGERPFTSRLSNRFPPAKQDAMKK from the coding sequence ATGAGCACCACATTGGCCGCCCCGGCGGGGGCCTCCGCTCAGGCCGGGGGCGAGTTGCGGGCGACGGGCACGCTCGACATCAAGGATTCGCGCACCAGCAAATCCTACTCCGTTCAAATTCTCGAAGGCGGCGTCGAAGGCGATACCGCCTCGCGCGCGATGGACCTGCGGCAGATCAAGACGTCGCCCGAAGAATTCGGGCTCATGACGTACGATCCCGCCTTCATGAACACCGCAGCGTGCAAGAGCGCGATCACGTTTATCGACGGCGACAAGGGGATTCTGCGCTACCGCGGCTATCCAATCGAACAGCTCGCCGAGAAATCGACCTTCCTCGAGGTCGCGTGGCTGCTGCGCAACGGCGAATTACCGACGCAGAGCGAGTACGACTCGTGGGTGCACGACATCACGTACCACACGTACGTGCACGAGAACATCAAGACGTTCCTGCAGGGCTTCCGCTACGACGCGCACCCGATGTCGATGCTCTGCTCGGCGGTGGCGGCGCTGTCGTCGTTCTACCCGGAAGCGAAGAACATCCACGACCCCACGCAGCGGAACATCTCGATCATCCGTCTGCTGGCGAAGCTTCCGACGCTCGCCGCCTTCTGCTACCGGCACATCAAGGGTCTGCCGTTCATTTATCCCGACAACGACCTCAGCTACGTCGAGAATTTCCTCTCGATGGTGGCCCGAATGTCGGAGCCGAAGTACGAGGCGAACCCGGCGTTCGTGAACGCGCTCGAGATTCTATTCATCCTCCACGCCGACCACGAGCAGAACTGCTCCACCAGCGCGGTTCGCGCCGTGGGTTCGTCGCACGTCGACCCCTTCTCGGCCATCACGGCCGGGGTGGCGGCGCTCTACGGCCCGTTGCACGGCGGCGCGAACGAGCAGGTGCTGAGGATGATCAATGAAATTGGCCATCCGAAGAACGTCCCCGCTTTTATCGACGAGGTAAAAGGCGGAAAAGGCAGTCGATTGATGGGCTTCGGGCACCGCGTCTACAAGAGCTACGATCCGCGGGCGAAGATCGTGAAGAAGCTCGCCGACGACGTGTTCAAGCAGGTCGGTGTGGACAAGGACCTCGAGATCGCGCTCAAGCTCGAGGAAGTCGCGCTGCACGATGACTACTTCGTGTCGCGCAAACTCTATCCGAACGTCGACTTCTACACGGGGCTGATCTATCGGTCGATGGCCTTCCCGACCGATTTCTTCACCGTGCTCTTTGCCGTCGCGCGCACCGCCGGCTGGCTCGCGCAGTGGGAAGAAATGCTGAACGACAAAGAGCAGAAGATCGCGCGTCCCCGGCAGATCTACACGGGCTACGGCGAGCGACCGTTCACGTCGCGGTTGTCGAACCGGTTCCCGCCGGCAAAGCAGGACGCGATGAAGAAGTGA
- a CDS encoding YggT family protein, whose protein sequence is MAAGFDAFVVGVKMVLLAIGGLVAVACVLDWAVRTRRVSPFSRSARFARARIDPLMSPVERVILRAGGVPSAAPLWMIVGYAVFGILLVSALNLFGGLLAQVVYVARVPRALPMLLASWAFSVLKVALLVRVISSWLPISPYSRWVRWSYILTEWMIAPLRRLIPSLGPIDITPIIAWLLLSLLQSILGIP, encoded by the coding sequence ATGGCAGCCGGTTTCGACGCATTCGTCGTTGGCGTGAAAATGGTGTTGCTCGCCATCGGCGGCCTCGTCGCCGTCGCCTGCGTTCTCGACTGGGCGGTTCGGACCCGCCGGGTCAGTCCCTTCAGTCGGAGCGCGCGATTCGCGCGCGCCCGGATCGACCCGCTCATGTCGCCCGTCGAGCGGGTGATCCTTCGGGCCGGTGGCGTTCCGTCGGCGGCGCCGCTCTGGATGATCGTCGGCTACGCGGTGTTCGGCATTTTGCTCGTGAGCGCGTTGAATCTTTTCGGCGGTCTCCTCGCTCAGGTGGTTTATGTCGCCAGGGTTCCGCGCGCGCTGCCAATGCTGCTGGCCTCATGGGCGTTTTCGGTGCTCAAGGTCGCCCTTCTGGTACGAGTCATTTCGTCGTGGCTGCCGATTTCGCCATATTCGCGCTGGGTCCGCTGGTCGTACATCTTGACCGAATGGATGATCGCACCGCTGCGCAGGCTGATTCCGAGCCTCGGGCCAATCGACATCACGCCGATCATCGCATGGCTCTTGCTCAGTTTGTTGCAGAGCATCCTAGGCATTCCGTGA